A genomic region of Pseudomonas sp. MPC6 contains the following coding sequences:
- a CDS encoding phenol hydroxylase subunit P4, giving the protein MPVTSIGAYEAQPLDRQENFHGLQLVYLCWEKHLMFCAPFTFPLPPAMPFADFIEQVVKPSIAQHPDAAQVDFSQALWRLNDHPFTPDNAASLIDNGIDHKSLLHLDTPGLNGIADSFN; this is encoded by the coding sequence ATGCCCGTGACTTCCATTGGTGCCTATGAGGCCCAACCCCTGGACCGCCAGGAAAACTTCCATGGCCTGCAACTGGTGTACCTGTGCTGGGAAAAACACCTGATGTTTTGCGCGCCTTTTACCTTCCCGCTACCACCGGCGATGCCGTTCGCCGACTTTATCGAACAGGTGGTCAAACCTTCGATCGCCCAGCATCCGGATGCAGCGCAGGTGGACTTCAGCCAGGCACTGTGGCGCCTGAACGATCATCCGTTCACCCCCGACAATGCAGCAAGCCTGATCGATAACGGCATCGATCACAAAAGCCTGTTGCACCTCGACACCCCTGGCTTGAACGGCATCGCCGACAGCTTCAACTGA
- a CDS encoding MmoB/DmpM family protein: MTSLVYMNLQDTDYARSIVDAIIQDNPLAEIRHQPSMIRIEAPGRLDIHRETVEQMTGSHWDIQEMLMYVITLGGNVVEEDDSFSLYWNS, from the coding sequence ATGACTTCCCTTGTGTACATGAACCTGCAGGACACCGACTACGCCCGCTCGATAGTGGACGCCATCATTCAGGACAACCCCCTTGCCGAGATCCGGCACCAGCCTTCGATGATCCGCATCGAGGCGCCGGGCCGCCTGGATATTCACCGTGAAACGGTCGAGCAGATGACCGGAAGCCATTGGGACATTCAGGAAATGCTGATGTACGTGATCACCCTGGGCGGCAACGTCGTCGAGGAGGACGACAGCTTTTCCCTGTACTGGAACAGCTGA
- a CDS encoding dipeptidase, translating into MNCSLKPLAAAILLLASLAPFATPAYANITPQQSAAILKRFDNATVTDFRQFLGDLANSDLAKTDDLGAAISAFLGDKTLAPEQQNEIHRLLGIYARVKYGNAANETLRELVAIPTFRVDGVAQHENPEFIRIADKLKGLAQAFNLNFRNIDNRVYEIALEGSGEEVVGIHAHADVVPVTPENWVLKDGTKLDPFKVTLVGDRMYGRGTEDDKNGIVVALYAMKVIKEEKLPLARNFKLLIDTTEETTGDAIPYYFERNPTPNYNLALDGSYPVVIAEKGYGTVMASFTRRAAEGKGAEITAMTGGMATNQIPSTSVATLVTDQPATLAASLQKAGADYAQRNGGDFEVTAKVVGQDVRLTVTGVSAHSSEPESGVNPVARMLDLINSLDGKVALKHNHITDAARYAADNWGLDYLGGKLGVGFSDAFMGPLTASLTYVGMDEKAFKLAVNLRVPKGKSPQVLKTEIADKLVAWSKKSGIAPTFDYSIAEPMYRNPEGEWVRALLAVASENLGMKHDFGTSAGATSVHELPNGVQFGLARPELKYTGHTDNEFKTVDQFLLDLQIVTEMLGRIGQLPKL; encoded by the coding sequence ATGAATTGTTCACTCAAGCCCCTCGCCGCAGCCATCCTGCTACTCGCCAGCCTTGCGCCGTTTGCCACGCCAGCGTACGCCAACATCACCCCGCAACAGAGCGCGGCCATCCTCAAGCGCTTCGATAACGCAACTGTTACGGATTTCAGGCAGTTCCTGGGAGATCTGGCCAACAGCGACCTGGCCAAGACCGACGACCTCGGCGCGGCCATCAGTGCCTTCCTGGGCGACAAGACCCTTGCCCCTGAACAGCAGAACGAGATCCATCGCCTGCTGGGCATTTATGCCCGGGTGAAATACGGCAACGCGGCCAACGAAACCCTGCGCGAACTGGTCGCCATCCCGACCTTCCGCGTGGACGGCGTGGCCCAGCACGAGAACCCCGAGTTCATCAGGATCGCCGACAAACTCAAGGGTCTGGCCCAGGCCTTCAACCTGAACTTTCGCAACATCGACAACCGCGTCTACGAAATCGCCCTCGAAGGCAGTGGCGAGGAAGTCGTGGGCATTCACGCGCATGCCGATGTGGTGCCCGTGACCCCGGAAAACTGGGTGCTCAAAGACGGCACCAAGCTCGATCCATTCAAGGTCACCCTGGTCGGCGACCGCATGTATGGCCGGGGTACCGAGGATGACAAGAACGGCATCGTCGTGGCGCTCTACGCCATGAAGGTCATCAAGGAAGAGAAACTGCCGCTGGCGAGGAATTTCAAGCTGCTGATAGACACCACCGAGGAAACCACCGGCGACGCCATCCCTTACTACTTCGAACGCAACCCGACGCCGAACTACAACCTGGCACTCGATGGCAGCTACCCGGTGGTGATCGCCGAAAAAGGCTACGGCACCGTCATGGCCAGTTTTACCCGGCGTGCCGCCGAGGGTAAAGGCGCCGAAATCACTGCAATGACGGGCGGGATGGCCACCAACCAGATTCCGTCGACCTCGGTCGCCACACTCGTGACGGACCAACCCGCCACACTGGCTGCCAGCCTGCAAAAGGCCGGTGCCGATTATGCGCAGCGCAATGGCGGCGACTTCGAGGTGACCGCCAAGGTTGTCGGCCAGGACGTCCGGCTGACCGTCACCGGCGTTTCCGCCCACTCCTCCGAACCCGAATCCGGCGTCAACCCGGTGGCCAGGATGCTGGACTTGATCAACAGCCTCGACGGCAAGGTCGCGCTCAAGCACAACCACATTACCGACGCCGCGCGCTACGCCGCCGACAACTGGGGACTGGATTACCTGGGCGGCAAATTGGGCGTGGGCTTTTCCGATGCCTTCATGGGCCCGCTGACGGCCTCCCTGACTTATGTCGGGATGGATGAAAAAGCCTTCAAGCTCGCGGTCAACCTGCGGGTGCCGAAAGGCAAGTCACCGCAAGTGCTCAAGACTGAAATAGCCGACAAGCTGGTCGCCTGGAGCAAGAAGTCCGGTATTGCGCCGACCTTCGATTACTCGATCGCCGAGCCGATGTACCGCAACCCCGAGGGTGAATGGGTCAGGGCCTTGCTGGCCGTGGCCAGTGAAAACCTGGGCATGAAACATGACTTCGGCACTTCGGCCGGCGCCACCTCGGTCCATGAGCTGCCCAATGGCGTGCAATTCGGCCTGGCCCGGCCCGAGCTCAAGTACACCGGCCACACCGATAACGAGTTCAAGACCGTCGACCAGTTCCTGCTGGACCTGCAGATCGTGACCGAGATGCTGGGACGCATCGGGCAGTTGCCGAAACTCTGA
- a CDS encoding sigma-54-dependent Fis family transcriptional regulator has product MITTYKASQHPPSLKDLSDQVRFLGSEGKIWLDEQRMLLIQVSMMASCRRELIEMLGVERAKGFFLRLGYQSGLKDAELARKLRPHGSDLEMFFTGPQLHSLKGMVNVRPQAIDIDLENGQFYADIEWQDSFEVENCQTENLHSDQPVCWMLLGYAISYSSFFLGRQIIYKEVSCRGCGDSHCRIIGKPAEQWDDAEEVMRYFQSDPIIDELQALQVQVANMRQRLQIEAGKFYGIGQSAVYRRTCALIDKVALGKASVLLLGETGVGKEVIARSLHLRSERAGGPFIALNCAAIPPDLIEAELFGVEKGAYTGAQQSRMGRFERAHGGSLFLDEIVELTPRAQASLLRVLQEEELERVGDSQTRKVDVRVITATHEDLENAVRQGRFRADLFYRLNVFPVRIPALRERREDIPLLIEHFLEKLHASYKKKTLGLSDRAMEVCLHYDWPGNIRELENLMERGVIITDENQSITVDALFPHSPQQAESIGLASDGRLVKSKSASGPDWIDLVIQSGLALDSVEDALIHAAMERSQQNVSEAARLLGITRPALAYRLKKSPTQTPPAKD; this is encoded by the coding sequence ATGATCACCACGTACAAGGCCTCGCAGCACCCTCCTTCACTCAAGGACCTGAGCGACCAGGTGCGCTTTCTCGGCAGCGAAGGCAAAATCTGGCTGGACGAACAACGCATGTTGTTGATCCAGGTGTCGATGATGGCGTCCTGCAGACGCGAGCTCATCGAGATGCTCGGCGTCGAACGCGCCAAGGGTTTTTTTCTGCGCCTGGGTTATCAGTCCGGGCTCAAGGACGCCGAACTGGCACGCAAGCTGCGGCCCCATGGCAGTGACCTGGAGATGTTCTTCACCGGCCCGCAGCTGCATTCGCTCAAGGGCATGGTCAACGTGCGTCCGCAGGCCATCGACATCGACCTGGAGAACGGCCAGTTCTATGCCGACATCGAATGGCAAGACTCCTTCGAAGTCGAAAACTGCCAAACGGAAAACCTCCACTCCGACCAACCGGTGTGCTGGATGCTCCTGGGCTACGCGATCAGCTACAGCTCGTTTTTCCTCGGCCGTCAGATCATCTACAAGGAGGTCAGTTGTCGGGGTTGTGGCGACTCACACTGCCGGATCATCGGCAAGCCGGCCGAACAATGGGACGACGCCGAAGAGGTCATGCGTTACTTCCAGAGCGACCCGATCATCGATGAGCTGCAAGCCTTGCAGGTGCAAGTGGCCAACATGCGCCAGCGCCTGCAAATCGAAGCCGGCAAGTTCTACGGCATCGGGCAGTCGGCGGTCTACCGTCGCACGTGCGCCTTGATCGACAAGGTGGCGTTGGGCAAGGCTTCGGTGTTGCTGCTGGGCGAGACCGGGGTCGGCAAGGAAGTCATCGCCCGCAGCCTGCACTTGCGCAGTGAGCGTGCCGGCGGACCGTTTATCGCGCTGAACTGCGCGGCCATCCCGCCAGACTTGATCGAAGCCGAACTGTTTGGCGTCGAGAAAGGCGCCTACACCGGCGCGCAACAGTCGCGGATGGGGCGCTTCGAACGGGCTCATGGCGGCTCGCTGTTTCTGGATGAAATCGTCGAACTCACCCCGCGCGCGCAAGCCTCGCTGTTGCGCGTACTGCAGGAAGAAGAGCTGGAACGCGTCGGTGATTCGCAAACGCGCAAGGTCGATGTGCGGGTTATCACCGCGACCCATGAAGACCTTGAAAATGCGGTCAGACAAGGGCGCTTCCGCGCTGACCTGTTCTACCGCCTGAACGTCTTTCCGGTGCGTATTCCGGCCTTGCGCGAGCGGCGCGAAGACATCCCGTTGCTGATCGAACACTTCCTCGAAAAGCTGCATGCCAGTTACAAGAAAAAGACCCTGGGCCTGTCTGATCGGGCGATGGAGGTGTGCCTGCATTACGACTGGCCTGGCAACATCCGCGAGCTGGAAAACCTGATGGAACGGGGCGTGATCATCACCGACGAAAACCAGAGCATCACCGTCGACGCGCTCTTTCCGCACTCGCCGCAACAGGCCGAAAGCATTGGCCTGGCCAGCGATGGCAGGCTGGTCAAATCGAAGTCCGCCAGCGGTCCCGACTGGATCGACCTGGTCATTCAGAGCGGTCTGGCGCTGGACTCGGTGGAGGACGCGCTGATTCACGCGGCGATGGAGCGCAGCCAACAAAACGTCTCCGAAGCGGCACGCCTGTTAGGCATTACGCGCCCGGCGCTGGCTTACCGCTTGAAAAAATCACCGACGCAGACGCCTCCCGCCAAGGATTGA
- a CDS encoding saccharopine dehydrogenase family protein, giving the protein MKKNVLIIGAGGVAKVVAHKCAQHNDELGRIAIASRNISKCQAIIDSVKAKGSLKVPAEITAFALNAMDVEATKALIRETGSQIVINVGSSFLNMSVLRACIDTGVAYLDTAIHEEPGKICETPPWYGNYEWNHLEECKEKNITAILGVGFDPGVVNAYAALAQQQYFDHIDSIDILDVNAGSHGKYFATNFDPEINFREFTGQVWSWQNSQWTSNTMFEVKRTDDLPVVGAQNLYLTGHDEVHSLSKNLDVPNVRFWMSFGEHYINVFTVLRNLGLLSEQPVTTAEGLQVVPLKVVKAVLPDPSSLAPGYTGKTCIGDLVKGTKDGQPREVFIYNVADHEDAYAETDSQGISYTAGVPPVAAALLVARGEWDVQRMANVEELPAEPFLKALDVMGLPTRIKDEHGDRPLAL; this is encoded by the coding sequence TTGAAGAAGAACGTACTTATCATTGGTGCAGGAGGTGTCGCCAAGGTGGTGGCCCACAAGTGCGCGCAGCACAACGATGAACTCGGTCGTATTGCTATCGCGTCGCGCAACATCTCCAAATGCCAGGCCATCATCGACAGCGTCAAGGCCAAGGGCAGCCTCAAAGTGCCCGCTGAAATCACGGCCTTTGCGCTCAATGCCATGGATGTCGAGGCAACCAAGGCGCTGATCCGCGAGACCGGCTCGCAGATCGTCATCAACGTCGGCTCCAGCTTCCTCAACATGTCGGTGCTGCGTGCCTGCATCGATACCGGCGTGGCCTACCTGGACACCGCCATTCACGAAGAACCGGGCAAAATCTGCGAGACGCCGCCCTGGTATGGCAACTACGAGTGGAACCACCTCGAAGAGTGCAAAGAGAAGAACATCACCGCGATCCTCGGCGTGGGCTTCGACCCGGGTGTGGTCAACGCCTATGCGGCGCTGGCGCAACAACAGTATTTCGACCACATTGATTCGATCGACATTCTCGACGTCAATGCCGGTTCCCACGGCAAATATTTCGCCACCAATTTCGACCCGGAAATCAACTTCCGCGAATTCACCGGGCAGGTGTGGAGCTGGCAGAACAGCCAGTGGACCAGCAACACCATGTTCGAAGTCAAACGCACCGACGACCTGCCGGTGGTAGGGGCGCAGAACCTGTACCTGACCGGCCACGATGAAGTGCACTCGCTGTCGAAGAACCTCGACGTGCCCAACGTGCGATTCTGGATGAGCTTCGGCGAGCACTACATCAATGTGTTCACGGTACTGAGGAACCTCGGCCTGCTCTCCGAGCAACCGGTCACGACCGCCGAAGGCCTGCAAGTGGTACCGCTGAAAGTGGTCAAGGCCGTGCTGCCTGACCCGAGCTCGCTGGCGCCCGGCTACACCGGCAAGACCTGCATCGGCGATCTGGTCAAGGGCACCAAGGATGGCCAGCCACGCGAGGTGTTCATCTACAACGTCGCCGATCACGAAGACGCTTACGCCGAAACCGACAGCCAGGGTATTTCCTATACCGCTGGCGTGCCACCGGTGGCCGCAGCCCTGCTGGTCGCCCGCGGCGAGTGGGATGTGCAGCGTATGGCCAACGTCGAAGAGCTGCCGGCCGAGCCGTTCCTCAAGGCGCTGGACGTGATGGGCCTGCCGACCCGCATCAAGGACGAGCATGGCGATCGTCCCCTGGCGCTGTAA
- a CDS encoding phenol hydroxylase subunit, which translates to MSQPGSTFDQMPRYIRVRSGPDDTFVEFDFAIGYPDLFVELVLPRQAFSQFCENNRVQHMDAQMSEALDADAKKWRYGETRDADQAADHPTEQ; encoded by the coding sequence ATGAGCCAACCTGGCAGCACTTTCGATCAGATGCCGCGCTACATCCGCGTACGCAGCGGGCCGGATGACACCTTTGTCGAATTCGATTTCGCCATCGGCTATCCCGATCTGTTTGTCGAGCTGGTGCTGCCGCGCCAGGCGTTCAGCCAGTTCTGTGAAAACAACCGTGTGCAGCACATGGACGCGCAGATGTCCGAGGCCCTCGACGCCGATGCGAAGAAGTGGCGCTACGGCGAAACCCGCGACGCTGATCAAGCCGCCGACCACCCAACAGAACAATAA
- a CDS encoding aromatic/alkene/methane monooxygenase hydroxylase/oxygenase subunit alpha produces the protein MAVKKRLNAKEKYRCMTRDLDWEPSYQTHEDIYPHERFEGIKITDWDKWEDPFRLTMDTYWKYQAEKEKKLYAIFDAFSQNNGHTTLSDARYVNALKLFLSGVTPLEYQAYQGFARVGRQFSGAGARIACQMQAIDELRHVQTQIHAMSHYNKHFNGLHDFAHMHDRVWFLSVPKSFFEDARTAGPFEFLTAISFSFEYVLTNLLFVPFMSGAAFNGDMATVTFGFSAQSDEARHMTLGLEVIKFLLEQHEDNVPIIQRWIDKWFWRGYRLLTLVGMMMDYMLPNKVMSWSEAWGVYFEEAGGALFKDLERYGIRPPKHVEEANIAKDHVSHQAWSIFYQYSQATNFHTWMPTDEELDWLSAKYPDTFDKIYRPRFEHWRALQEKGERFYNPTLPMLCQICQIPLSFGEPDDQTTIGHRSAMHEGERYHFCSQGCCDIFEYEPTKYIQAWLPVHQILQGNCGGADVESVVRDYYNINPGEDNFEYLGSAEHRRWQDWHPNDRNSAPVAPADPDLLKAG, from the coding sequence ATGGCCGTGAAAAAACGCCTCAATGCCAAAGAGAAGTATCGCTGCATGACCCGTGACCTGGACTGGGAGCCGAGCTACCAGACTCACGAAGACATCTATCCGCACGAACGCTTCGAAGGGATCAAGATCACCGACTGGGACAAGTGGGAAGACCCGTTCCGCCTGACCATGGACACCTACTGGAAATACCAGGCCGAGAAAGAGAAAAAACTCTACGCAATCTTCGATGCGTTCTCGCAAAACAACGGCCATACCACGCTGTCGGACGCCCGTTATGTCAACGCGCTGAAGCTGTTCCTGTCGGGCGTCACCCCGCTGGAGTACCAGGCGTATCAAGGTTTCGCCAGGGTCGGTCGACAATTCAGCGGTGCCGGTGCGCGAATCGCCTGCCAGATGCAGGCCATCGACGAGTTGCGCCACGTGCAGACCCAGATTCACGCGATGAGTCACTACAACAAGCACTTCAACGGCCTGCATGACTTCGCCCACATGCACGACCGCGTGTGGTTTCTTTCGGTGCCCAAGTCGTTCTTCGAAGATGCGCGCACCGCCGGCCCGTTCGAGTTTCTCACCGCGATCTCGTTTTCGTTCGAGTACGTGCTGACCAACCTGCTGTTCGTGCCGTTCATGTCGGGAGCGGCGTTCAACGGAGACATGGCCACGGTGACCTTCGGCTTCTCCGCACAATCCGACGAAGCCCGGCACATGACCCTGGGCCTCGAGGTGATCAAGTTTCTGCTGGAGCAACATGAAGACAACGTGCCAATCATCCAGCGCTGGATCGACAAATGGTTCTGGCGCGGCTACCGCCTGCTGACGCTGGTCGGGATGATGATGGACTACATGCTGCCGAACAAGGTCATGTCCTGGTCCGAAGCCTGGGGCGTGTATTTCGAAGAGGCCGGCGGTGCGCTGTTCAAGGATCTGGAGCGTTACGGCATCCGTCCACCCAAGCATGTCGAAGAGGCCAACATCGCCAAGGATCACGTCAGTCACCAGGCCTGGTCGATCTTTTATCAATACAGCCAGGCGACCAACTTCCATACCTGGATGCCGACCGACGAAGAGCTGGACTGGCTGTCGGCAAAATACCCGGACACCTTCGACAAAATCTACCGCCCACGGTTTGAACACTGGCGAGCGTTGCAGGAAAAGGGCGAGCGTTTCTACAACCCGACGTTGCCGATGCTCTGCCAGATCTGCCAGATCCCGCTGTCGTTCGGCGAGCCGGACGACCAGACCACCATCGGCCATCGCAGCGCCATGCACGAAGGCGAGCGCTATCACTTTTGCTCCCAGGGCTGCTGCGACATTTTCGAATACGAGCCGACCAAGTACATCCAGGCCTGGCTGCCGGTGCACCAGATTCTGCAGGGCAACTGTGGTGGCGCGGATGTCGAGTCCGTGGTGCGCGACTACTACAACATCAACCCGGGCGAGGACAACTTCGAGTACCTGGGTTCCGCCGAGCATCGCCGTTGGCAGGACTGGCACCCGAACGATCGCAACAGCGCGCCCGTCGCCCCCGCCGACCCGGACCTGCTCAAGGCCGGATGA
- the nspC gene encoding carboxynorspermidine decarboxylase — MIKTPYYLIDKQKLLANMQKIAYVREQSGAKALLALKCFATWSVFDLMQQYMDGTTSSSLYELKLGRQKFAGETHAYSVAWADDEIEEMLENCDKIIFNSIGQLQRYTEASAGKVRGLRVNPQVSSSDYLLADPARPFSRLGEWDPEKIEQVIGQISGFMFHNNCENGDFGLFDQMLCTIEERFGHLLHKVEWVSLGGGIHFTGEGYALDEFCARLKAFSQKYGVQVYLEPGEAAITQSASLEVTVLDTLYNGKHLAVVDSSIEAHMLDLLIYRLNAKLAPSEGEHTYMVCGKSCLAGDIFGEYQFDRPLAIGDRLSFVDAAGYTMVKKNWFNGLKMPSIVVKQLDGSIEVVREFGYNDYMSSLS, encoded by the coding sequence ATGATCAAAACGCCGTATTACCTCATCGATAAACAGAAGCTGCTGGCGAACATGCAGAAGATCGCCTATGTGCGCGAACAGTCCGGGGCCAAGGCCCTGCTGGCGCTCAAGTGCTTCGCCACCTGGTCGGTGTTCGACCTGATGCAGCAGTACATGGACGGCACCACGTCGTCGTCGCTTTATGAACTCAAGCTTGGTCGACAGAAGTTCGCCGGCGAGACCCACGCCTACAGCGTGGCCTGGGCCGACGACGAGATCGAGGAGATGCTCGAGAACTGCGACAAGATCATCTTCAACTCCATCGGTCAGCTGCAGCGCTACACCGAAGCTTCAGCGGGCAAGGTCCGCGGCCTGCGGGTCAACCCGCAGGTGAGCAGCTCGGATTATCTGCTGGCCGACCCGGCGCGTCCGTTCAGCCGCCTGGGCGAATGGGACCCGGAGAAGATCGAGCAGGTCATCGGCCAGATCTCCGGCTTCATGTTCCACAACAACTGCGAGAACGGCGACTTCGGCCTGTTCGACCAGATGCTGTGCACCATCGAAGAACGCTTCGGTCACCTGTTGCACAAGGTCGAGTGGGTCAGCCTCGGTGGCGGCATTCACTTCACCGGTGAAGGCTATGCGCTGGACGAGTTCTGCGCGCGCCTCAAGGCTTTCTCGCAGAAATACGGCGTGCAGGTCTACCTGGAGCCGGGCGAAGCCGCCATCACCCAGAGCGCTTCGCTGGAAGTCACGGTGCTCGACACCCTGTACAACGGCAAACACCTGGCCGTCGTGGACAGCTCCATCGAAGCGCACATGCTCGATCTGCTGATCTATCGCCTGAACGCCAAGCTGGCGCCGAGCGAGGGTGAGCATACCTACATGGTATGCGGCAAATCCTGCCTGGCCGGCGACATTTTCGGCGAGTATCAATTCGATCGGCCGCTGGCGATCGGCGATAGGCTGTCGTTCGTCGACGCAGCGGGTTACACCATGGTCAAGAAGAACTGGTTCAATGGCTTGAAAATGCCGTCCATCGTAGTGAAACAACTCGACGGTAGTATCGAGGTTGTTCGCGAATTTGGTTACAACGACTACATGTCCAGCCTTTCGTAA
- a CDS encoding aromatic/alkene monooxygenase hydroxylase subunit beta, whose translation MSVEIKTTTVETIRNTFSHTRRRFGDKVASRYQEASFDLESATNFHYRPLWQPNKLLNDATRTAVVMADWYAVTDPRQYYYGAYVQARAKMQENAEHDYAFCEKRDMLAGLSTRNAQLISKLLLPLRHAEMGANMNNSNIAADGFGTSVTQMHMFQAMDRLGIAQYLSRIGLMLDDGDVLLLAQAKQQWLGDPAWQDLRRYVEDTLVVRDWFELTVAQNLVSDGLVYPLLFHKLDEQLSANGAGQVGMLTEFMRLWFAESQRWVDVMLKTVINQSPANRTLVQGWIDHWQQRSVGALRPLAGLGLDESALDAVCAEFDARLKKIGLTGASA comes from the coding sequence ATGAGTGTCGAGATCAAGACGACAACCGTCGAGACGATCCGCAACACCTTCAGCCACACCCGTCGCCGGTTTGGCGACAAAGTTGCCAGCCGCTACCAGGAAGCGAGTTTCGATCTCGAGTCCGCTACCAATTTCCATTACCGGCCACTGTGGCAACCGAACAAACTGCTCAACGACGCCACCCGCACCGCGGTGGTCATGGCCGACTGGTACGCGGTCACCGATCCACGCCAGTACTACTACGGCGCCTACGTCCAGGCCCGGGCGAAAATGCAGGAAAACGCCGAGCATGATTACGCGTTCTGTGAGAAACGCGACATGCTCGCCGGCCTGTCGACGCGCAACGCCCAGCTGATCAGCAAGCTGCTGTTGCCCCTGCGGCACGCCGAGATGGGTGCCAACATGAACAACAGCAACATCGCCGCTGACGGTTTCGGCACCAGCGTCACGCAAATGCATATGTTCCAGGCCATGGACCGCTTGGGCATCGCCCAGTACCTGTCGCGCATCGGCCTGATGCTCGATGACGGCGATGTCCTGCTCCTGGCACAGGCCAAGCAACAGTGGCTCGGCGATCCGGCATGGCAGGACCTGCGCCGCTACGTCGAAGACACCCTGGTGGTGCGCGACTGGTTCGAATTGACCGTGGCGCAAAACCTGGTCAGCGATGGCCTGGTGTACCCGCTGCTGTTCCACAAGCTCGATGAGCAACTGTCGGCCAACGGCGCCGGCCAGGTCGGCATGCTGACTGAATTCATGCGCCTGTGGTTCGCCGAAAGCCAGCGCTGGGTCGATGTCATGCTCAAGACCGTAATCAACCAAAGCCCGGCCAACAGGACCCTGGTTCAGGGCTGGATCGATCACTGGCAGCAGCGCTCGGTCGGGGCGCTGCGTCCACTGGCTGGCCTGGGCCTGGACGAGTCCGCACTGGATGCGGTCTGCGCCGAGTTCGATGCCCGCCTGAAGAAAATCGGCCTGACCGGAGCCAGCGCATGA
- a CDS encoding phenol 2-monooxygenase domain-containing protein translates to MSYQVTIEPTGEQIDVEEGQTILQAALRQGVWLPFACGHGTCATCKVQVLEGEADLGAASSFALMDIERDEGKVLACCAIPQSDMVIEADIDADPDFLGHPVEDYRAVVSALVDLSPTIKGVHLKLDRPMAFQAGQYINLQLPGIEGTRAFSLANPPSRADEIELHVRRVDCGLATGKIHDDLKVGDAVQLSGPYGQFFVRTSQSGDLIFIAGGSGLSSPQSMILDLLESGDTRQIVLFQGARNRAELYNRTLFESLASVHANFTYVPALSQAVEDSEWTGFNGYVHDAARQYFDGRFSNRKAYLCGPPLMIDSAITCLMQGRLFERDIFMERFYSAADGTTEGTRSALFKRI, encoded by the coding sequence ATGAGCTACCAAGTAACCATCGAACCCACGGGCGAGCAGATCGACGTGGAGGAGGGCCAGACCATTCTCCAGGCGGCGCTGCGCCAGGGTGTCTGGCTGCCATTCGCCTGCGGCCATGGCACTTGCGCCACCTGCAAAGTCCAGGTGCTTGAAGGCGAAGCGGACCTGGGCGCGGCCTCGTCTTTTGCGCTGATGGATATCGAGCGTGACGAAGGCAAGGTGCTGGCCTGTTGTGCGATTCCGCAAAGCGACATGGTGATCGAGGCGGATATCGATGCCGACCCGGACTTCCTCGGGCATCCCGTCGAAGACTATCGGGCGGTGGTCAGCGCGCTGGTCGACCTGTCGCCGACGATCAAGGGCGTGCATCTCAAGCTTGATCGACCCATGGCGTTCCAGGCGGGCCAATACATCAACCTGCAGTTGCCCGGGATTGAAGGCACGCGGGCATTTTCCCTGGCCAACCCGCCCAGTCGCGCCGATGAGATTGAACTGCATGTGCGGCGGGTCGACTGCGGACTGGCCACCGGCAAAATTCATGACGACTTGAAGGTCGGCGACGCGGTGCAATTGTCCGGGCCGTATGGACAGTTTTTTGTGCGCACCTCACAAAGCGGTGACTTGATTTTCATCGCGGGCGGCTCCGGACTGTCGAGTCCGCAGTCGATGATTCTCGACCTGTTGGAGTCCGGCGATACGCGTCAGATCGTCCTGTTCCAGGGGGCGCGCAATCGTGCCGAGCTCTACAATCGCACCTTGTTCGAGTCGCTGGCGAGCGTTCACGCCAACTTCACCTACGTGCCCGCGCTCAGCCAGGCGGTAGAAGACAGCGAATGGACGGGGTTCAACGGCTACGTGCATGACGCCGCCAGGCAGTACTTCGACGGTCGTTTCAGCAATCGCAAGGCTTATCTGTGCGGGCCACCGCTGATGATCGATTCGGCGATTACCTGCCTGATGCAAGGGCGACTGTTCGAGCGCGACATCTTTATGGAGCGGTTCTACAGCGCCGCCGATGGCACCACTGAGGGTACGCGATCGGCGCTGTTCAAACGCATCTGA